A section of the Burkholderia mallei ATCC 23344 genome encodes:
- a CDS encoding GTP-binding protein, giving the protein MNQPLPVTVLSGFLGAGKTTLLNHILANRAGLKVAVIVNDLAAANVDATFVRGATELSHIEAHLVEMSNGCICCTLRDDLLVEIRRLAAENRFDAIVVESTGIAEPMPIAETFTFVDDDGSALEDVARLDTMVTVIDAFNFLHDYARDDALAEHGLAATDEDDRTLVELLIEQIEFCDVLVINKADLVDADALARLQRILANLNPRARQIVSRFGDVPLAEVINTGRFDFDAAANAPGWLASLEHRRDADEAECGQGQSQGDGCVHSEADEYGIGHFVYRARRPFHPQRLWALLHEEWKGVLRSKGFFWLATRNDIAGSLSQAGGVCRHGPAGHWWAAQDRTEWPEAGDELYDEIVADWHGELADTSIGDRRQELVLIGIGLDAAAWRAKFDACLLTGAEYAQGKQAWAGYADPFPAWDVDDHDHDHAHDHHDHDHGDDSEIVHRH; this is encoded by the coding sequence ATGAACCAGCCGTTGCCCGTCACCGTGCTGTCCGGCTTCCTCGGCGCCGGCAAGACCACGCTGCTCAATCACATCCTCGCGAATCGCGCGGGCCTGAAGGTCGCCGTGATCGTCAACGATCTCGCCGCGGCCAACGTCGACGCGACATTCGTGCGCGGCGCGACCGAGCTGTCGCATATCGAAGCGCACCTCGTCGAGATGTCGAACGGCTGCATCTGCTGCACGCTGCGCGACGATCTGCTCGTCGAGATCCGCCGCCTCGCGGCCGAAAACCGCTTCGACGCGATCGTGGTCGAATCGACGGGCATCGCCGAGCCGATGCCGATCGCCGAGACCTTCACGTTCGTCGACGACGACGGCTCCGCGCTCGAGGACGTTGCGCGTCTCGATACGATGGTCACCGTCATCGACGCGTTCAACTTCCTGCACGACTATGCGCGCGACGACGCGCTCGCGGAGCACGGCCTCGCGGCGACCGACGAAGACGACCGCACGCTCGTCGAGCTGCTGATCGAGCAGATCGAGTTTTGCGACGTGCTCGTGATCAACAAGGCGGATCTCGTCGACGCCGACGCGCTCGCGCGCCTGCAGCGGATCCTCGCGAACCTGAATCCGCGCGCGCGGCAGATCGTGAGCCGCTTCGGCGACGTGCCGCTCGCCGAAGTGATCAATACCGGCCGCTTCGATTTCGACGCGGCCGCGAACGCGCCGGGCTGGCTCGCGTCGCTCGAGCATCGGCGCGACGCCGATGAAGCCGAATGCGGCCAAGGCCAAAGCCAAGGCGACGGCTGCGTGCACAGCGAGGCCGATGAATACGGCATCGGCCACTTCGTCTATCGCGCGCGCCGGCCGTTCCATCCGCAGCGGCTCTGGGCGCTCCTGCACGAAGAGTGGAAGGGCGTGCTGCGCAGCAAGGGGTTTTTCTGGCTCGCGACGCGCAACGACATCGCGGGTTCGCTGTCGCAGGCGGGCGGCGTGTGCCGGCACGGTCCGGCCGGCCACTGGTGGGCGGCGCAGGATCGCACCGAATGGCCGGAGGCGGGCGACGAGCTGTACGACGAGATCGTCGCCGACTGGCACGGCGAGCTCGCCGACACGTCGATCGGCGATCGGCGCCAGGAGCTCGTACTGATCGGCATCGGGCTCGATGCGGCGGCGTGGCGCGCGAAGTTCGACGCGTGCCTGCTCACCGGCGCGGAGTACGCGCAAGGCAAGCAGGCGTGGGCGGGCTACGCGGATCCGTTCCCGGCATGGGACGTCGATGATCACGATCACGACCATGCGCATGACCACCATGATCACGACCACGGCGACGACTCGGAAATCGTCCACCGCCACTGA
- a CDS encoding IS1182-like element ISBma2 family transposase yields the protein MLKTPMPTQHELEMVTLEELVPKDHLLRQIDAAVDFEFIRAKVAHLYCADNGRPALDPVVMFKLLFIGYLFGVRSERQLMREVQVNVAYRWFARFRLTDKVPDASTFSQNRRRRFTDTTVYQEIFDEIVRQAIKRGLVDGRVLYTDSTHLKANANKGKFDVVKLEQTPAAYTEALNAAVDADRAAHGRKPLDRDDDEPPSSKDTKLSRTDPDSGYMVRDDKPKGFFYLDHRTVDAKHAIITDTHVTPASVHDSQPYLDRLDRQRERFEFKVEAVGLDAGYFTPAVCQGLEERGIAGVMGYRTPNHKPGMFYKRQFKYDAYRNEYVCPQGQALPYSTTNRLGYREYKSNAQICGRCPVRSQCTNSAIAVKVVTRHVWERAKERVDARRLTEWGQRIYARRKQTVERSFADAKQLHGHRYARMRGLRKVAEQCLLAAAAQNIKKIAMLLARKRKKGPAGPDWRFVRMLLRLVSGLRCSFDYPLAANPQS from the coding sequence ATGCTGAAGACGCCCATGCCCACGCAGCACGAACTCGAGATGGTGACGCTCGAGGAACTCGTGCCGAAGGACCACCTGCTGCGCCAGATCGATGCGGCGGTGGATTTCGAGTTCATCCGCGCGAAGGTGGCGCATCTGTATTGCGCGGACAACGGGCGGCCGGCGCTCGATCCCGTGGTGATGTTCAAGCTGTTGTTCATCGGCTACCTGTTCGGGGTGCGCAGCGAGCGGCAACTGATGCGTGAGGTCCAGGTCAACGTCGCCTATCGCTGGTTCGCCCGGTTCCGGCTGACCGACAAGGTGCCGGATGCGTCAACGTTCTCGCAGAATCGCCGCCGACGCTTCACGGACACGACGGTGTATCAGGAGATCTTCGACGAGATCGTGCGGCAGGCGATCAAGCGCGGGCTGGTCGACGGTCGGGTGCTGTACACGGACAGCACGCACCTGAAGGCGAACGCGAACAAAGGCAAGTTCGATGTGGTGAAGCTGGAGCAGACGCCGGCCGCCTACACGGAGGCATTGAACGCGGCAGTGGATGCGGACCGGGCCGCGCATGGCAGGAAGCCGCTGGATCGCGACGACGATGAGCCGCCGTCTAGCAAGGACACCAAGCTCAGCCGGACCGATCCGGACAGCGGCTACATGGTGCGGGACGACAAGCCGAAGGGGTTCTTCTATCTGGACCACCGCACGGTGGATGCCAAGCACGCGATCATCACCGATACGCATGTGACGCCGGCCTCGGTGCATGACAGCCAGCCGTATCTGGATCGGCTGGATCGCCAGCGCGAGCGCTTTGAGTTCAAGGTCGAGGCGGTGGGGCTGGATGCGGGCTACTTCACGCCGGCGGTGTGCCAGGGGCTGGAGGAGCGAGGGATTGCCGGGGTGATGGGCTATCGCACGCCGAACCACAAGCCGGGCATGTTCTACAAACGGCAGTTCAAGTACGACGCGTATCGCAACGAATACGTGTGCCCGCAGGGGCAGGCCCTGCCGTACAGCACGACCAATCGGCTCGGCTATCGGGAATACAAATCCAATGCGCAGATCTGCGGGCGCTGCCCGGTACGATCGCAGTGCACGAACAGTGCGATCGCGGTGAAGGTGGTAACGCGCCACGTGTGGGAGCGCGCCAAGGAGCGGGTGGACGCGCGGCGCTTGACCGAATGGGGCCAACGCATTTACGCGCGGCGCAAGCAGACGGTGGAGCGCAGCTTCGCCGATGCCAAGCAGCTGCATGGGCACCGTTATGCCCGTATGCGTGGGCTACGCAAGGTGGCCGAGCAGTGCTTGCTGGCCGCGGCGGCACAGAACATCAAGAAGATTGCGATGCTGCTGGCGCGGAAGCGGAAAAAGGGGCCAGCGGGTCCCGATTGGCGCTTCGTGCGCATGCTGCTGCGTCTGGTGAGCGGTTTGCGCTGCAGCTTCGACTACCCGCTCGCGGCGAACCCGCAATCCTGA
- a CDS encoding cold-shock protein: MATGTVKWFNDAKGFGFITPEGGGEDLFAHFSEIRVDGFKTLQENQKVEFEVKTGPKGLQAANIKPL, from the coding sequence ATGGCAACCGGTACCGTCAAGTGGTTCAACGACGCCAAGGGTTTTGGTTTCATCACGCCGGAAGGCGGCGGCGAAGATCTCTTCGCGCACTTCTCGGAAATCCGCGTCGACGGCTTCAAGACGCTGCAAGAGAACCAGAAGGTCGAGTTTGAAGTGAAGACCGGCCCGAAGGGTCTGCAGGCAGCGAACATCAAGCCGCTGTAA
- a CDS encoding IS3-like element IS407 family transposase (programmed frameshift), producing the protein MKKRFTEQQIIGFLKEAEAGMPVKELCRKHGFSDASFYTWRAKFGGMEVSEARRLKGLEVENARLKKLLAEAMLDMEALKVVVKGKPLSPQAKREAVLAIREKVNISERRACRLVGLSRSVLHYDAKPDHENEVLAARLVKLAHERRRFGYRRLHALVEREGTHANHKRIYRLYREAGLAVRRRRKRHGVMIEREQLALPGAPNEVWSIDFVMDALSNGRRVKCLTVVDDFTKEAVDIVVDHGISGLYVARALDRAARFRGYPKAVRTDQGPEFTSRALDQWAYANGVTLKLIQAGKPTQNAYIESFNGKFRDECLNEHWFTTLAHARAVIAAWRQDYNEQRPHSALNYLAPSEFAAKHRATADAPAAFQELV; encoded by the exons ATGAAGAAGCGCTTTACGGAACAGCAAATCATCGGGTTTCTGAAGGAAGCCGAGGCCGGTATGCCGGTCAAGGAACTGTGCAGGAAGCATGGGTTCAGTGACGCGTCGTTCTACACCTGGCGCGCGAAGTTCGGCGGCATGGAAGTCTCGGAAGCCCGCCGGCTCAAGGGCCTCGAGGTGGAGAATGCCCGACTGAAGAAACTGCTGGCCGAAGCAATGCTCGATATGGAAGCGTTGAAGGTTGTCGTCAAGGGAAAGC CCCTGAGCCCGCAAGCCAAACGCGAAGCAGTGTTGGCGATTCGGGAGAAGGTCAACATCTCCGAGCGCCGCGCCTGCCGGCTTGTCGGGCTTTCTCGCAGCGTGCTGCATTACGACGCGAAGCCGGACCACGAGAATGAGGTGCTCGCGGCGCGTCTGGTGAAGTTGGCGCACGAACGTCGTCGATTCGGCTACCGCCGACTGCACGCCCTGGTGGAACGCGAAGGCACGCACGCCAATCACAAGCGCATCTATCGCCTGTACCGTGAGGCAGGGCTGGCTGTGCGGCGCCGTCGCAAGCGCCACGGCGTCATGATTGAGCGCGAGCAACTGGCATTGCCGGGCGCACCCAACGAGGTATGGTCAATCGATTTCGTGATGGATGCGCTTTCCAACGGCCGGCGCGTGAAGTGCCTGACCGTCGTCGACGATTTCACGAAAGAGGCTGTCGACATCGTCGTCGACCATGGCATCTCAGGTTTGTATGTCGCTCGGGCATTGGACCGTGCAGCTCGCTTCCGTGGCTATCCCAAGGCGGTGCGAACAGACCAGGGACCCGAATTTACGAGCCGCGCGCTTGACCAGTGGGCGTATGCGAACGGCGTCACGCTGAAGTTGATTCAGGCGGGCAAGCCCACGCAGAATGCGTACATCGAATCGTTCAACGGCAAGTTCCGCGACGAATGCCTTAACGAGCACTGGTTCACGACGCTCGCGCACGCTCGGGCAGTCATCGCGGCATGGCGTCAGGACTACAACGAGCAAAGGCCGCACAGCGCACTGAACTACCTTGCGCCGTCAGAGTTTGCGGCGAAACATCGGGCAACCGCGGACGCTCCTGCCGCTTTCCAGGAGTTGGTTTAA
- a CDS encoding amino acid permease gives MQKGHSETDLHRGLGQRQMRLIALGAAIGVGLFLGSANAIKMAGPGIILSYIIGGAVIFVIMRALGEMAVHEPVAGSFSRYARNYLGPLAGYLTGWNYWFLWLVTCIAEITAVGIYMGIWFPDVPRWIWALAALATMGSVNLLTVKAYGEFEFWFALIKVVTIVVMIAVGIAMIAFGIGNHGVPMGISNLWAHGGFFPNGAQGVLMSMQMVMFAYLGVEMIGLTAGEAANPQKTIPGTINSVFWRILLFYGGALFVILSIYPWNEIGTQGSPFVMTFERLGIKTAAGIINFVVLTAALSSCNGGIFSTGRMLYNLAQQGHAPRTFGETTASGVPRRAILVSMAALLVGVLLNYLVPEKVFVWVTSISTFGAIWTWGVILVTQMKFRASLAPAEERALRFRMPFWPYASWVALAFLVLVIGLMAYFPDTRIALYVGPAWLVLLVVLYFVLKLEPEGGKATGLERRYGRG, from the coding sequence ATGCAGAAAGGACATTCGGAAACCGACCTACACCGAGGGCTGGGGCAACGGCAGATGCGCCTGATCGCGCTCGGCGCGGCGATCGGCGTCGGGCTCTTTCTCGGCTCGGCCAACGCGATCAAGATGGCGGGCCCCGGCATCATCCTGTCGTACATCATCGGCGGCGCGGTGATCTTCGTGATCATGCGCGCGCTCGGCGAGATGGCCGTGCACGAGCCGGTTGCCGGCTCGTTCAGCCGCTACGCGCGCAACTACCTCGGGCCGCTCGCCGGTTACCTGACGGGCTGGAACTACTGGTTCCTCTGGCTCGTCACCTGCATCGCCGAGATCACGGCGGTCGGCATCTACATGGGCATCTGGTTCCCTGACGTGCCGCGCTGGATCTGGGCGCTCGCCGCGCTGGCGACGATGGGATCGGTGAACCTGCTCACCGTGAAGGCGTATGGCGAATTCGAATTCTGGTTCGCGCTGATCAAAGTGGTGACGATCGTCGTGATGATCGCAGTGGGCATCGCGATGATCGCGTTCGGCATCGGCAATCATGGCGTGCCGATGGGCATCTCGAACCTGTGGGCGCACGGCGGCTTCTTCCCGAACGGCGCGCAAGGCGTGCTGATGTCGATGCAGATGGTGATGTTCGCGTACCTCGGCGTCGAGATGATCGGGCTGACGGCGGGCGAAGCGGCAAATCCGCAGAAGACGATTCCGGGCACGATCAACTCGGTGTTCTGGCGCATTCTGCTCTTCTACGGCGGCGCGCTCTTCGTGATTCTGTCGATCTACCCGTGGAACGAGATCGGCACGCAGGGCAGCCCGTTCGTGATGACGTTCGAGCGGCTCGGCATCAAGACGGCGGCGGGCATCATCAACTTCGTCGTGCTGACGGCGGCGCTTTCGTCATGCAACGGCGGCATCTTCAGCACGGGGCGGATGCTGTACAACCTCGCGCAGCAGGGCCATGCGCCGCGCACGTTCGGCGAGACGACGGCGAGCGGCGTGCCGCGCCGGGCGATTCTGGTTTCGATGGCGGCGCTGCTCGTGGGCGTGCTGTTGAACTACCTGGTGCCGGAGAAAGTGTTCGTCTGGGTGACGTCGATCTCGACATTCGGGGCGATCTGGACATGGGGTGTCATTCTCGTCACGCAGATGAAGTTTCGCGCGAGCCTCGCGCCGGCGGAAGAGCGGGCGCTGCGGTTCCGGATGCCGTTCTGGCCGTACGCGTCCTGGGTCGCGCTCGCGTTTCTGGTGCTCGTGATCGGATTGATGGCCTATTTTCCGGATACGCGGATCGCGCTTTATGTCGGGCCGGCCTGGCTCGTGTTGCTCGTGGTGCTGTATTTCGTGTTGAAGCTCGAGCCGGAGGGTGGCAAGGCTACGGGGCTGGAGCGCAGGTACGGGCGCGGGTGA
- a CDS encoding c-type cytochrome, whose translation MTIAKRVKRTMSAAAAAMAVVSCAMAAAPAAHADAGDGLKVARSNACMGCHAVDRKLVGPSFQQIAERYKNDKQAEPKLAKKVKDGGSGVWGAIPMPAHPRMSDADVRSVVQWVLAGAPSK comes from the coding sequence GTGACGATTGCGAAGCGCGTGAAACGGACGATGAGCGCAGCGGCCGCCGCGATGGCGGTGGTGAGCTGCGCGATGGCGGCCGCGCCGGCGGCGCATGCGGATGCCGGCGATGGGCTGAAGGTCGCGCGCAGCAACGCGTGCATGGGTTGCCACGCGGTGGACCGGAAGCTCGTCGGCCCATCGTTCCAGCAGATCGCCGAGCGGTACAAGAACGACAAGCAGGCGGAGCCGAAGCTCGCGAAGAAGGTGAAGGATGGCGGCTCCGGCGTGTGGGGCGCGATCCCGATGCCCGCGCACCCGCGGATGAGCGATGCCGACGTGCGCTCGGTCGTTCAGTGGGTGTTGGCCGGCGCGCCGTCGAAATAG
- a CDS encoding BON domain-containing protein, which produces MSNSRVRQTLVRTTLVIGLSAGLAATLQGCVLAVAGAAAGGGALVATDRRTLGAQTEDREIQVKALTQMNNGLPDGSHVNVTVFNRRVLLTGEVPSDAAKQRAEEIVRAINNVNAIVNELAVGPASSLSDRANDSYLEGRVKTAMIAEKGISANNYKVVCERGNVYLMGLVTTDEGSRGADVASRVPGVEKVVKVFQYIKPQDAQALTAATPASGASAAAAPATAPEGATVGAVPDSSVTATPLSAPAPVSNSSNVHPGNPKAGTP; this is translated from the coding sequence ATGAGTAACAGCCGCGTCAGACAGACGCTAGTCAGAACCACGCTCGTGATCGGCCTGTCGGCCGGCCTCGCCGCCACGCTGCAGGGCTGTGTGCTCGCGGTCGCCGGCGCGGCGGCGGGCGGCGGCGCGCTCGTCGCGACCGATCGCCGCACGCTCGGCGCGCAGACCGAGGATCGCGAGATCCAGGTGAAGGCGTTGACGCAGATGAACAACGGGCTGCCGGACGGCTCGCACGTGAACGTGACGGTGTTCAACCGCCGCGTGCTGCTGACGGGCGAAGTGCCGAGCGATGCCGCTAAGCAGCGCGCCGAAGAGATCGTCCGAGCGATCAACAACGTGAACGCGATCGTCAACGAGCTCGCGGTGGGGCCGGCGAGCTCGCTGTCGGATCGGGCGAACGATTCGTATCTCGAGGGCCGCGTGAAGACCGCGATGATCGCCGAGAAGGGGATTTCCGCGAACAACTACAAAGTGGTGTGCGAGCGCGGCAACGTTTATTTGATGGGCCTCGTGACGACCGACGAAGGCAGCCGGGGCGCGGACGTCGCGAGCCGCGTGCCGGGCGTCGAGAAGGTCGTCAAGGTGTTCCAGTACATCAAGCCGCAGGATGCGCAGGCGCTGACGGCGGCGACGCCCGCGAGCGGCGCGTCGGCGGCCGCGGCGCCCGCGACGGCGCCCGAAGGCGCGACGGTGGGGGCGGTGCCGGATTCGAGCGTCACCGCGACACCGCTATCGGCGCCGGCGCCGGTTTCCAATTCGTCGAACGTGCATCCGGGCAATCCGAAGGCGGGGACGCCGTGA
- a CDS encoding SIS domain-containing protein codes for MSVERIQQHIRDSAALVHEALEALSLPIAAAVDAMFMALANGNKIVACGDGPLAAAAERLAAALIGGFERERPGLPGLALDTDASRSGTGADGDQIFAQQVRTLGQTGDVLLVLDPLGESPRVLAAVEEAREREMIVIALTGNGGGRLGASLADTDIQICVPSERAVRIQEVHLLTIHCLCDGIDAMLLGED; via the coding sequence ATGTCAGTCGAACGTATTCAGCAACATATCCGCGACAGCGCCGCGCTCGTTCACGAAGCGCTCGAGGCGCTGTCCCTGCCGATCGCGGCGGCCGTGGACGCGATGTTCATGGCGCTCGCGAACGGCAACAAGATCGTCGCATGCGGCGACGGCCCATTGGCCGCGGCGGCCGAGCGGCTTGCCGCCGCGTTGATCGGCGGCTTCGAGCGCGAGCGTCCCGGCCTGCCCGGGCTCGCGCTCGATACCGATGCGAGCCGCTCCGGCACGGGCGCCGACGGCGATCAGATCTTCGCGCAACAGGTGCGCACGCTTGGCCAGACGGGCGATGTGCTGCTCGTGCTCGATCCGCTCGGCGAATCGCCGCGCGTGCTGGCCGCCGTCGAGGAGGCGCGCGAGCGCGAGATGATCGTCATCGCGCTGACGGGCAACGGCGGCGGGCGTCTCGGCGCATCGCTCGCCGACACCGATATTCAGATCTGCGTGCCGTCCGAGCGGGCGGTGCGCATCCAGGAAGTCCATCTGCTGACCATCCACTGCCTGTGCGACGGCATCGACGCGATGCTGCTGGGCGAGGATTGA
- a CDS encoding YraN family protein translates to MCHAREASPGTGEPEAAPRDNFPRAAGSKRGVGAAFETRAQRFLERAGLALVARNVTVRGGEIDLVMRERDGTLVFVEVRARANSRYGGAAASIGVRKRMRLLLAAHAFWARTGGANACRFDVVAFEGGRLVWLRDAFRADDAG, encoded by the coding sequence TTGTGCCACGCGCGCGAGGCGAGCCCGGGAACGGGCGAACCCGAAGCCGCGCCGCGCGACAACTTTCCGAGGGCGGCCGGGTCCAAGCGCGGGGTCGGCGCCGCGTTCGAGACGCGCGCGCAGCGCTTTCTCGAGCGCGCGGGACTCGCGCTCGTCGCGCGCAACGTGACCGTGCGCGGCGGCGAGATCGACCTCGTGATGCGCGAGCGCGACGGCACGCTCGTGTTCGTCGAAGTGCGCGCACGCGCGAACAGCCGCTACGGCGGAGCGGCGGCGAGCATCGGCGTGCGCAAGCGCATGCGGCTTCTTCTCGCGGCGCACGCGTTCTGGGCGCGCACGGGCGGCGCGAACGCGTGCCGCTTCGACGTCGTCGCGTTCGAAGGCGGCCGGCTCGTGTGGCTGCGCGACGCGTTCCGTGCCGACGATGCGGGTTAG
- the rsmI gene encoding 16S rRNA (cytidine(1402)-2'-O)-methyltransferase: MTSLLDLAQAQHYPAGALYIVATPIGNAADITLRALHVLTLADRIAAEDTRNTGQLLVRYGISKPLVAVHEHNERAAAAKLIDHLGAGERIAYVSDAGTPGISDPGAKLVDAVRAAGFGVIPLPGANAAAAAVSVAGDWAGAFTFAGFLPPKPKQRDAALQPLKTHPYALVFYEAPHRIVETVEALAAALGGERRLLIARELTKLHEELFEGTLADGPTWLRADANRQRGEFVLVVEGAPQGAQDEDERAHDALLELLLDEVPVKSAAKLAAALTGAPRNALYARALALKKEEEE; the protein is encoded by the coding sequence ATGACTTCCCTCCTCGATCTCGCGCAGGCGCAGCACTATCCGGCAGGCGCCCTCTACATCGTCGCGACGCCGATCGGCAACGCCGCCGACATCACACTGCGCGCGCTGCACGTGCTCACGCTCGCCGATCGCATCGCCGCCGAGGACACCCGCAACACGGGCCAACTGCTCGTGCGCTACGGAATCTCGAAGCCGCTCGTCGCCGTGCACGAGCACAACGAACGCGCGGCCGCCGCGAAGCTGATCGATCACCTGGGCGCGGGCGAGCGGATCGCCTATGTGTCGGACGCCGGCACACCCGGCATTTCCGATCCGGGCGCAAAACTCGTCGACGCCGTGCGCGCCGCCGGCTTCGGCGTGATCCCGCTGCCGGGCGCGAACGCGGCCGCGGCGGCGGTCAGCGTCGCGGGCGACTGGGCGGGCGCCTTCACGTTCGCGGGTTTCCTGCCGCCGAAGCCGAAGCAGCGCGACGCCGCGCTCCAGCCGCTGAAGACGCATCCGTACGCGCTCGTGTTCTACGAGGCGCCGCACCGGATCGTCGAGACGGTCGAAGCGCTCGCGGCGGCGCTCGGCGGCGAACGCCGGCTGTTGATCGCGCGCGAGCTCACCAAGCTACACGAGGAGTTGTTCGAGGGCACGCTGGCTGATGGGCCAACGTGGCTGCGCGCGGACGCGAACCGGCAGCGCGGCGAATTCGTGCTCGTCGTCGAGGGCGCGCCGCAGGGCGCGCAGGACGAAGACGAACGCGCGCACGACGCGCTGCTCGAGCTACTGCTCGACGAAGTGCCGGTGAAAAGCGCGGCGAAGCTCGCGGCGGCGCTAACGGGGGCGCCGCGCAACGCGCTCTACGCGCGCGCACTCGCGCTGAAGAAAGAGGAAGAAGAGTAA
- a CDS encoding Hsp70 family protein: MTYCAIDFGTSNSAVALPRGGGTTGMRLAPVEGEHLTLPTAIFFNTDESTREYGRAALASYIDGFDGRLMRSMKSILGSPLAETTTDLGDGSAIAYTDVIALFLMHLKQKAEACAGGAIGCAVLGRPVFFVDDDPRADRLAQQQLEAAAHAVGLADVQFQYEPIAAAFDYESRQDAERLVLVADIGGGTSDFSLVRVGPERMRRLERKDDVLAHHGVHVAGTDYDRRVELSAVLSAFGYRALDPEGRELPNRIYFDLATWHLINTVYTPKRVGELKLMKHLYADARHFDRLLRVVEQRLGHALAARAEEAKIGVSAGGETMIDLNDVEEDLLIAFDADQLIDASRDETARIVDAARETVRLAGIAPRDVGALYFTGGSTGLAFLSGALAAAFPDAQPVYGDRLASVATGLGIHARRVYGG; encoded by the coding sequence ATGACTTACTGCGCGATCGACTTCGGCACGTCCAATTCCGCGGTCGCGCTGCCGCGCGGCGGCGGCACAACGGGGATGCGGCTCGCTCCCGTCGAGGGCGAGCATCTGACGCTGCCCACCGCCATCTTCTTCAACACCGACGAGAGCACCCGCGAGTACGGCCGCGCGGCGCTCGCATCGTACATCGACGGCTTCGACGGCCGCTTGATGCGCTCGATGAAGAGCATTCTCGGCTCCCCGCTCGCGGAAACGACGACCGATCTCGGCGACGGCTCCGCGATCGCGTACACCGACGTGATCGCGCTTTTCCTCATGCATCTGAAGCAAAAGGCCGAGGCGTGCGCGGGCGGCGCGATCGGTTGCGCGGTGCTTGGCCGTCCGGTGTTTTTCGTCGACGACGATCCGCGCGCCGACCGTCTCGCTCAGCAGCAGCTCGAGGCGGCCGCGCACGCGGTCGGGCTCGCGGACGTACAGTTCCAGTACGAGCCGATCGCGGCCGCGTTCGATTACGAATCGCGGCAGGATGCCGAGCGGCTCGTGCTCGTCGCGGACATCGGCGGCGGCACGTCGGACTTCTCGCTCGTGCGGGTCGGCCCCGAGCGGATGCGCCGGCTCGAGCGCAAGGACGACGTGCTCGCCCATCACGGCGTGCACGTCGCGGGCACCGATTACGACCGGCGCGTCGAGCTGTCGGCGGTGCTGTCCGCGTTCGGCTACCGCGCGCTCGATCCGGAGGGGCGCGAGTTGCCGAACCGGATCTATTTCGATCTGGCGACCTGGCACCTGATCAATACCGTCTACACGCCGAAGCGGGTCGGCGAGCTCAAGCTGATGAAGCACCTGTATGCGGATGCGCGCCATTTCGATCGCCTGCTGCGCGTCGTCGAGCAGCGGCTCGGCCATGCGCTCGCCGCGCGCGCGGAGGAGGCGAAGATCGGCGTGTCGGCGGGCGGCGAGACGATGATCGATCTGAACGACGTCGAGGAGGATTTGCTGATCGCGTTCGATGCGGACCAACTGATCGACGCGAGCCGCGACGAGACCGCGCGAATCGTCGACGCGGCCCGCGAGACGGTGCGGCTCGCGGGGATCGCGCCGCGCGACGTGGGCGCGCTGTATTTCACGGGCGGCTCGACGGGGCTCGCGTTCCTGTCGGGCGCGCTCGCGGCGGCGTTCCCGGATGCGCAGCCGGTGTACGGCGATCGCCTGGCCAGCGTCGCGACGGGGCTCGGCATTCACGCGCGGCGCGTGTACGGCGGCTGA
- a CDS encoding nitroreductase family protein gives MSVKPAPTSVSIHELIAGRWSPRAYSSEPVSAEHLHAVLEAARWAPSAYNAQPWRFIVFDRSKDEVAFKRAFSTLVPFNQGWNAPAPVLIAVTAHTLTSKGEPSPTALYDAGAAAMSLVLQAHALGLAAHQMSGFDVKAFRAAFAIPADVEPLAIISIGHYGDADKLDPVLRERERAVRTRHPIGEVVYAHAWQKPFPSAD, from the coding sequence ATGTCCGTCAAACCCGCTCCCACTTCCGTTTCGATTCACGAACTGATCGCCGGCCGCTGGAGCCCGCGCGCGTATTCGAGCGAGCCCGTTAGCGCCGAGCATCTGCACGCCGTGCTCGAAGCGGCGCGCTGGGCGCCGTCCGCGTACAACGCGCAACCGTGGCGCTTCATCGTATTCGACCGCAGCAAGGACGAGGTCGCGTTCAAGCGCGCATTCTCGACGCTCGTGCCGTTCAACCAGGGCTGGAACGCACCGGCGCCCGTGCTGATCGCGGTCACCGCGCACACGCTCACGTCGAAGGGCGAGCCGAGTCCGACGGCGCTCTACGACGCCGGCGCGGCCGCGATGTCGCTCGTGTTGCAAGCGCACGCGCTCGGTCTCGCCGCGCACCAGATGAGCGGTTTCGACGTGAAGGCGTTCCGCGCCGCATTCGCGATTCCCGCCGACGTCGAGCCGCTCGCGATCATCTCGATCGGCCATTACGGCGATGCGGACAAACTCGATCCGGTGCTGCGCGAGCGCGAACGCGCGGTGCGCACGCGCCATCCGATCGGTGAGGTCGTCTACGCGCACGCGTGGCAGAAGCCGTTCCCGTCGGCAGATTGA